A portion of the Naumovozyma castellii chromosome 2, complete genome genome contains these proteins:
- the LSB5 gene encoding Lsb5p (ancestral locus Anc_1.39) — protein MGFLTDHQHTAITDLVFRAISDDSTSLEIELPTLIDLIDNYREANDYTYTLNQEEAARAIRKRLKYGQVEQQKRALALLDLIIVQELRYSAMFNDEKLLKLLEAMAVNESSYGFDLEVVRITLRYMKKWNQFLVQNRAYNSRCYQGLFDLTDKLKDQKLRKNVGTSNSSSNGGLLGSGSRFAVRDTKRSRRNRRKQQGKKRSGFLNDSADESVYRSVSTTSGRGSSQRTNLQPADRKYRIPQIDLKKEGPKISQIISDSLAAAVALQNALIVLPSGMSALDDENCTSKFIQARAIRRKVLRYLQLVTEGDYLGSLLYANDELVKALTLYDDKSGGSQSDVGEDDDDDDDDSYDSDSDFEEEQVRRPNIYTDSVSHAQSVETDPFADHNVI, from the coding sequence ATGGGGTTTCTGACAGATCACCAACACACAGCAATTACGGACTTGGTCTTCAGGGCCATCTCCGATGATTCCACCTCTTTAGAGATAGAATTGCCCACGTTGATCGATTTGATCGACAATTATAGAGAAGCTAATGATTACACATACACTCTGAATCAGGAGGAGGCTGCTAGAGCCATCAGAAAGAGGTTGAAGTATGGGCAGGTAGAGCAGCAGAAGAGAGCATTGGCATTGTTGGATTTGATCATTGTTCAGGAATTGAGGTACTCTGCCATgtttaatgatgaaaaattattgaaactCTTGGAAGCGATGGCTGTGAATGAATCCTCTTATGGATTTGATTTGGAAGTGGTTAGGATTACCCTAAGGtatatgaagaaatggaatcaATTTTTGGTGCAAAATAGAGCGTATAATTCGAGGTGTTATCAGGGATTGTTCGATTTGACTGATAAATTGAAGGACCAAAAACTACGGAAGAATGTCGGCACgtctaattcttcttccaatgGTGGGTTGTTAGGGTCAGGTTCAAGGTTTGCAGTGAGAGACACCAAACGTAGTAGAAGGAATCGTAGAAAACAACAAGGTAAGAAAAGATCGGGTTTCTTAAATGATTCAGCTGATGAATCTGTCTATAGATCGGTCAGTACCACTTCCGGGAGAGGTAGTTCACAGAGGACTAATTTGCAACCAGCAGACAGGAAGTATAGAATTCCTCaaattgatttgaaaaaggaAGGCCCAAAAATTAGTCAAATAATAAGTGATTCATTAGCAGCGGCTGTGGCCTTACAAAATGCATTAATTGTTTTACCCAGTGGTATGAGTGCTctagatgatgaaaattgTACAAGCAAATTTATTCAGGCTAGAGCCATTAGAAGAAAAGTTTTGAGATATTTGCAACTGGTTACTGAAGGTGATTATCTGGGCTCCCTATTGTATGCCAATGACGAATTGGTGAAGGCATTGACTTTATATGATGACAAGAGTGGCGGTTCCCAATCTGATGTGGGTGAAGACGATGACGACGATGACGACGATAGTTATGATAGTGACAGTGATTTCGAAGAGGAGCAGGTAAGACGTCCAAATATCTATACAGACTCAGTCTCTCATGCCCAATCAGTGGAAACAGATCCGTTCGCTGACCACAATGTGATCTAA
- the HIS4 gene encoding trifunctional histidinol dehydrogenase/phosphoribosyl-AMP cyclohydrolase/phosphoribosyl-ATP diphosphatase (ancestral locus Anc_1.45), with the protein MGLSFIPLFGANATETIAQKPFVALTGQALVDADELSKQDILSFIKSFNTTFNSISLKINDSTKFTNEDLIELLNNGITALFIIDNNTYASEVGNSINISKERLITSTSLKIIPASQLTAETFYNELLSQLKTDRKDDLYTTLVVDTNERSLGLVYSSKESIKLAIEKSQGVYYSRSRKGIWIKGETSGNRQILKQISIDCDGDALQFVVEQVNDAFCHLNTNTCFGDYQYGLLELQKVLSQRLVDAEVGSYTKRLFNDDELLNAKIKEEAEELTEAQTKDEVAWEAADLFYFAMTKLVSKGVTLKDVETNLKLKHLKVTRRKGDAKEKFLPKKQAETETSKKEIDPSAPIYLNVVKSTDKEGVIKAVTRPIQKTDDIMHLVNPIIENVKNKGDSALIEYTAKFDGVHLTTPVLEAPFPEEYLEGLTEEMKQALDLSIENVRKFHAAQLQLEPLVVETQPGVICSRFPRPIEKVGLYIPGGTAVLPSTALMLGVPAQVAECKEIVFASPPRKSDGRVSPEVVYVAIKCGASKIVLAGGAQAVAAMAYGTESVPKVDKILGPGNQFVTAAKMYVQNDTQALCSIDMPAGPSEVLVVCDEDADDDFVASDLLSQAEHGIDSQVILVGVNISEAKVTQIQEAVNRQALALPRVDIVRQCIAHSTIILCDTYEEAFDMSNRYAPEHLILQINNANDYVKLVDNAGSIFVGSYTPESCGDYSSGTNHTLPTYGYARQYSGANTATFQKFITAQNVTPEGLENIGKAVMCVAKVEGLDGHRNAVKIRMSKLGLLPEGFN; encoded by the coding sequence ATGGGTCTCTCATTTATCCCTCTATTCGGTGCTAATGCCACTGAAACCATAGCCCAAAAACCATTCGTGGCCTTGACCGGTCAGGCACTAGTGGATGCCGACGAATTGTCCAAACAAGATATTCTTTCCTTcattaaatcatttaaCACAACTTTCAACTCGATATCACTTAAAATCAATGATTCCACCAAATTCACAAACGAAGATTTGATCGAACTCTTAAATAATGGTATCACTGCCTTATTTATCATAGATAACAATACGTATGCCTCCGAAGTGGGCAATTCCATCAATATCTCCAAGGAGAGATTGATCACTTCCACCTCACTAAAGATCATCCCAGCTTCTCAATTGACCGCTGAAACCTTCTACAACGAATTACTTTCTCAATTGAAGACTGATCGTAAGGATGATCTGTATACCACCTTGGTTGTCGACACCAACGAGCGTTCCTTGGGTCTGGTTTACTCCTCCAAGGAATCCATCAAATTGGCCATCGAGAAGTCACAAGGTGTCTACTATTCTCGTTCACGCAAGGGTATCTGGATCAAGGGTGAAACGTCAGGAAACAGACAGATCTTGAAACAAATTTCCATAGATTGTGACGGCGATGCCTTGCAATTCGTAGTGGAACAAGTTAATGATGCCTTCTGTCACTTAAATACGAATACTTGCTTTGGAGACTATCAGTATGGTCTCTTGGAATTGCAAAAAGTATTGTCTCAAAGATTGGTGGATGCGGAAGTTGGGTCATACACTAAGAGATTattcaatgatgatgaattattaaacgCTAAGATCAAGgaagaagctgaagaaTTGACTGAGGCCCAAACCAAGGATGAAGTCGCTTGGGAAGCTGCAGATTTATTTTACTTCGCAATGACTAAATTGGTGTCTAAGGGTGTCACTTTGAAAGATGTGGAAACTaacttgaaattgaaacatttgaaaGTCACCAGAAGGAAAGGTGACGCTAAGGAGAAGTTCTTACCAAAGAAACAGGCTGAAACTGAAACttcaaagaaggaaatCGATCCATCCGCGccaatttatttgaatgtCGTCAAGAGCACCGATAAGGAAGGTGTCATTAAGGCAGTGACAAGACCAATTCAAAAGACTGATGATATTATGCACTTGGTTAAcccaattattgaaaatgtgAAGAATAAGGGTGACTCAGctttaattgaatatacCGCGAAATTTGATGGTGTCCATTTGACAACTCCAGTCTTGGAAGCTCCATTCccagaagaatatttggaagGATTAACTGAAGAAATGAAACAAGCTTTAGATTTATCCATTGAAAACGTTAGAAAATTCCATGCTGCTCAATTACAGTTAGAACCATTAGTCGTAGAAACCCAACCTGGTGTCATATGTTCCAGATTCCCAAGaccaattgaaaaagttgGTCTATATATTCCAGGTGGTACCGCTGTCTTACCAAGTACTGCTTTAATGTTAGGTGTCCCAGCTCAAGTAGCTGAATGTAAAGAAATTGTCTTCGCTTCTCCGCCACGTAAGTCTGATGGTAGAGTTTCTCCAGAAGTTGTTTATGTCGCCATTAAATGTGGTGCCTCTAAGATCGTCCTTGCTGGTGGTGCTCAGGCAGTCGCAGCCATGGCTTATGGTACAGAAAGTGTCCCAAAGGTGGATAAAATCTTGGGACCTGGTAACCAATTCGTTACTGCAGCTAAGATGTATGTTCAAAATGACACTCAAGCTCTATGTTCTATCGATATGCCAGCTGGTCCAAGTGAAGTTCTTGTTGTCTGTGATGAAGATgcagatgatgattttgTTGCCAGTGACTTACTATCACAAGCTGAACATGGTATCGATTCTCAAGTTATTCTTGTTGGTGTTAACATTAGTGAAGCTAAAGTGActcaaattcaagaagcTGTAAATAGACAGGCATTAGCATTGCCACGTGTCGACATTGTACGTCAATGTATCGCTCATAGTACCATTATATTATGTGACACTTACGAAGAAGCCTTTGACATGTCTAATAGATATGCTCCAGAACatttaatattacaaaTTAATAACGCTAATGATTATGTTAAACTAGTGGATAACGCCGGTAGTATCTTTGTTGGTTCTTACACCCCAGAATCATGTGGGGATTACTCAAGTGGTACAAACCATACTCTACCTACATATGGTTATGCAAGACAATATAGTGGTGCCAATACTGCTACTTTCCAGAAGTTCATTACTGCTCAAAACGTTACTCCTGAAGgtttagaaaatattggtaaGGCTGTCATGTGTGTTGCCAAGGTCGAAGGTCTTGATGGTCACAGAAATGCTGTCAAGATTAGAATGAGTAAGCTAGGCTTGTTACCAGAAGGATTTAACTAG
- the STE50 gene encoding Ste50p (ancestral locus Anc_1.42), which produces MSNVSSRISGISLIEQYNESQLMSETDSTSSTPLKQENYEHWSVQEVVTWCSMELSLAESDSLCQQLKINSISGDVLSELTMNDCKELCSNDLKRAIKLKIALNKLISDQDSNKADFSKKSTDDSQLFEERQEKSLIILKDLYSTVSQKLQEFQIQYSALRTDILEMVKTVNSTDSSTLLAQQQQQQIFPQTLTHRPSTASVSSQSPSMSAGDSAATSPTYSVSTVQRSNSNRYISKPEMVRSVSTSSSVNNMMGSVVSTPGTTAEPLKQLRASKEDSCERILKNAMKRHNLNDKDWKQYVLVICYGDQERILELNEKPVLIFKNLKQQGLHPAIMLRRRGDFEELSLGNVNDNDNGDGTFIPSHNESLNRPNDDVTPGGRL; this is translated from the coding sequence ATGTCTAACGTGTCCAGTCGCATATCAGGTATTTCTCTTATTGAGCAGTATAATGAGTCTCAACTAATGTCAGAAACAGACTCTACGAGCAGTACCCCGTTGAAGCAGGAGAACTACGAACATTGGTCAGTCCAAGAAGTAGTCACTTGGTGCTCCATGGAACTGTCATTGGCTGAAAGTGATTCCCTTTGTCAACAGCTGAAGATAAACTCTATCTCTGGAGATGTATTATCTGAATTGACAATGAATGACTGTAAAGAATTATGTTCTAATGACTTAAAAAGGGCAATTAAACTAAAAATAGCATTGAATAAACTAATAAGTGACCAGGATAGTAATAAAGCTGATTTCTCCAAGAAATCTACCGATGACTCgcaattatttgaagaaagacaGGAGAAATCGTTGATAATTTTAAAGGATCTTTATTCCACAGTATCTCAAAAATTACAGGAGttccaaattcaatattCAGCATTAAGAACAGATATACTGGAAATGGTTAAGACTGTTAACTCAACTGATAGTTCTACATTGCTTGCtcagcagcaacagcaacaaatATTTCCCCAAACCTTGACCCATAGGCCATCAACGGCAAGTGTGTCATCCCAATCTCCCTCTATGTCGGCTGGGGATTCTGCTGCTACGTCGCCTACATATTCAGTTTCTACAGTACAAAGAAGCAATAGTAACAGGTATATTAGTAAACCAGAAATGGTAAGATCCGTATCAACATCATCTTCAGTGAATAACATGATGGGTTCAGTGGTCAGCACACCAGGCACGACAGCGGAAcctttgaaacaattgagGGCTTCTAAAGAAGATTCATGTGAAAGAATACTTAAAAATGCAATGAAGAGACATAACTTAAATGACAAAGATTGGAAACAGTATGTGTTAGTAATTTGTTATGGAGatcaagaaagaatattggaattaaatgaaaaaccTGTCCTCATATTTAAAAACTTGAAACAGCAGGGCTTGCATCCTGCAATTATGCTAAGACGAAGAggtgattttgaagaattgtCCCTAGGCAATGTAAACGATAATGACAATGGAGATGGTACTTTTATCCCCAGCCATAATGAATCATTGAACCGGCCAAATGATGATGTTACACCTGGAGGAAGGCTATGA
- the GRX1 gene encoding dithiol glutaredoxin GRX1 (ancestral locus Anc_1.38) translates to MVSQETINHVKQLINEKEIFVASKTYCPYCHATIKTLFKELNVPKSKALVLQLNEMDDGAEIQQALFEINGQKTVPNIYINGKHVGGNDKLQDLKESGELEDLLEPILE, encoded by the coding sequence ATGGTCTCCCAGGAAACAATTAACCACGTTAAGCAATTGATCAACGAGAAGGAAATTTTCGTTGCTTCCAAGACTTATTGCCCCTATTGCCATGCAACCATTAAGACTTTGTTCAAAGAACTAAATGTTCCTAAGTCAAAAGCCTTAGTGTtgcaattgaatgaaatgGATGATGGTGCTGAAATCCAACAAGccttatttgaaattaatggCCAAAAGACCgttccaaatatttacatCAATGGTAAGCACGTTGGTGGGAACGATAAATTGCAAGACTTGAAAGAATCTGgtgaattggaagatttattggAGCCAATCTTGGAGTAA
- the RRP7 gene encoding Rrp7p (ancestral locus Anc_1.43), which translates to MNANDELSKIDCMKNGFLVIPFKLPEVLKKPMLKDAFHYMFIKKHQTKQESEMNSLFVVNIPLLTNLDIMKTVTAKICERYDTMAHVENLLYNDEFGLNEINLSALTSDLLTDTNDQSESRFTPRNTALLKFIDESSLNNCFNALKKYSQIDRKKKVDELLEWEFTSPSMNTFINFYKPIDLEYLKNDVYEHLKIFEQRELEEQENVQSSIVDEDGFTLVVGKNTKSLNSIRKKILNRNPLSKYENKVSKQMPNAIDKKAKQDFYRFQVRERKKQEINQLLNKFKEDQEKIKVMKAKRKFNPYK; encoded by the coding sequence ATGAATGCTAATGATGAACTGAGTAAGATAGACTGTATGAAGAACGGGTTCCTAGTGATACCCTTCAAACTCCCAGAAGTATTAAAGAAACCAATGTTGAAAGATGCGTTCCATTACATGTTCATTAAGAAACATCAAACAAAACAAGAAAGTGAGATGAATAGTCTTTTCGTGGTCAATATTCCTCTTTTGACAAACTTAGATATAATGAAAACTGTTACTGCCAAGATTTGTGAAAGATATGATACTATGGCACATGTGGAAAATCTGCTATATAACGACGAATTTGGCctaaatgaaattaatctTTCTGCTCTAACTTCAGATTTATTGACAGACACCAATGATCAAAGCGAATCAAGATTTACTCCAAGGAATACTGCGctgttgaaatttattgatgaatcaagtttaaataattgtttcaatgctttgaaaaaatattctcaaattgatagaaagaagaaagtggaTGAGCTACTTGAATGGGAATTTACCAGCCCCTCCATGAACACGTTTATCAACTTCTATAAACCGattgatttggaatatttgaaaaatgatgtTTATGAacatttgaagatcttTGAACAAAGAGAGTTAGAAGAACAGGAGAATGTACAAAGTTCCATTGTAGACGAAGATGGGTTTACCTTAGTTGTTGGTAAGAATacaaaatcattaaattctATAAGGAAAAAGATCTTGAATAGAAATCCACTATCGAAGtatgaaaataaagtaTCCAAACAAATGCCAAACGCTATTGATAAAAAGGCAAAACAAGACTTCTATAGATTTCAAGTCAGAGAACGtaagaaacaagaaattaatCAGCTACTGAATAAATTTAAGGAAGATCAAGAGAAGATTAAGGTCATGAAGGCTAAAAGGAAGTTCAACCCATATAAATAG
- the MXR2 gene encoding peptide-methionine (R)-S-oxide reductase (ancestral locus Anc_1.40), which produces MLKIVRNSSKALSIFTTRHISSTRFVMSSNNTSWNPSLSKEQLAVLRDKGTEPANSGKYLHNKETGVYTCANCGNALYKSDTKFDSQCGWPSFYKEFNKDSLKYNEDVSHGMQRIEVTCQKCGGHLGHVFKGEGWTKSLGLPIDERHCINSLSLNFKKV; this is translated from the coding sequence ATGTTAAAAATTGTAAGAAACAGCTCTAAAGCACTCTCTATCTTTACTACTCGTCATATATCAAGTACAAGGTTTGTAATGTCCTCTAATAATACGTCATGGAACCCTTCACTAAGCAAAGAACAACTAGCCGTCCTTAGAGACAAAGGTACTGAACCTGCCAATTCTGGGAAATACTTGCATAATAAGGAGACTGGCGTTTACACATGCGCTAATTGTGGGAACGCTCTTTATAAGAGTGATACCAAGTTTGATTCTCAGTGTGGATGGCCCTCCTTTTACAAAGAATTCAATAAGGATTCGTTAAAGTACAATGAGGATGTTAGTCATGGGATGCAGAGAATTGAGGTAACTTGTCAAAAGTGCGGTGGCCATTTGGGTCACGTCTTTAAAGGAGAAGGTTGGACCAAGTCATTGGGACTCCCCATTGATGAAAGGCATTGTATCAACAgtttatcattaaatttcaagaagGTTTGA